The genome window atttttaggttaatttCATGACAAGTCCTTACAATCTAAGTTctagattttaaaatgttgtaaTCGAGTTCTTAAAGTATTGGTATTGTATTAAGCAAGTCCTTTCATCGGTCCAATTTCAATACGATGTGGAGGATATTTGAAGTATACGAAATACATGTGTTTATATACTGCATGGGcaatttgggttaaattgaaatttaagggactatttccttcttcttttttaacaCGTTCGGTCCAAGTTGACTGTATGATAGGTGTACAATGTCATTGAAAATTGGCCTATAATTCTATAGATAGGTGCATATGAGTTTATAATTTGATACTCGTGTTTAGATATGTTCcatgttatatttgaattaGCATTTAACACAATGTTCTAAGTAGGATTTTCGATTTTCGgttcaattgagaggttaagtCCGACTCGATTCTAAAAACCAAATGAAGCGATATGATTGATACAAAACCGATACTTTGAGGGcatagtttaaacattttgaagtttatgaactaatttaaaatccagGAGATAATTTGTGGACGTTTGGTGAATTAACCCTTCTcccctaattttaatttttgggtaaactacacccaaggtcactaaactattagtaggTTTACGTTTTGACAACTCAATTTCAacaagttacaaaatagtcattaaactattcaaatgCTTTTATTTAAGTAACTGGATTGTTaactcttatttttttgtccagtTGGTGATCTTTGAGCGACAATTCAATAATCGGTACGGTGGAAGAATACCCATTGACGAGTAGAAGACCAtatcttagatccaagttgatctgaTGGTCATTATTGGAGATTGGAGAAGAAAACTACTTGAATTTTGGTTCGCGTATTGGTGGtattcaaagttatttcatgaaaaaactAAACTATAGAAGAGGAGGCGAAGTTTACCCTTTGGATTGGTGATGGGGGTGAGTACGAAGAAAGCCATACAACTGCAATTTTAACAGCTtattgacttaaatgaaaactttgaaatagttcagtgaccattttataactttttgaaatttagtaaCTCAAACATAAATTTATCAATAGTTTAGGGACCTTTGGTGCagtttattcattttaattgttttttacaGCTCGTGATGAGATAGAAGCGAGAGAGGGAGttgaaaaagaggaagaaagagGGGGTTGGGTTTTTGTCTTTGGGTGCAAAGCAGGCAGCAGACACACAACCTTGTGAAAATCCTTGCCTCGTTTTCCTTTCCGTAGTTATTAGTTGgcaattaaaccttttaaaCACTTCTCCTTTTGAATATATCCCCCCCTTCCTCTCTATCTCTTTGCTTTTCTCCACAATCCCATTAAAGAAAACAACAGATTTCATTAGTTTTCTTTGCCCTTTTTCATTTCCTTCActgattcttcttcttcttcttcttcttacccatttttttttagaaaaaaccaTTGTTGAGTTCTTAAAACTAGGAATGAATGGTGAAACAAGCTTTGAACTTGATTGTTCTGATTCTGACTTTGTTGAAGTTGATCCTACTGGTAGATATGGAAGGGTAAATAACTAAATACcctttttgtcaaattttgtttttgtttctctgagaatttaaagttttttattttgatgccaaagtttgttcttttttttttagtataatgAAATTCTTGGCAAAGGGTCTTCAAAGACAGTGTAAGGAAAATGCTTTCTTTGTTTCTCTTTCTTGTATGGTGTGTGTTTGtgtatttgtttgtttaaaattgtttttttttttttacagctACAAGGCTTTTGATGAATATGAAGGAATTGAAGTAGCATGGAACCAAGTGAAACTTCATGATTTATTACAAAGTTCAGATGATTTAGAGAGATTGTACTGTGAAATCCATCTCCTTAAAACcttaaaacatgaaaacataatgaaattCTACACTTCTTGGGTTGATACTTCCAACAGGAACATCAACTTTGTTACTGAGATGTTCACTTCTGGTACTCTCAGACAGTAAGTACACACACCATCCTGTCTTGTCTCTATTGTCTCAATTTTGGTTCCAATGGAGGTCTTCTAAATTAATCCATGTTTGTTTTTTTGGAATATAGGTACAGGTTGAAACATAGGAAGGTAAACATTAGAGCTGTGAAGCATTGGTGTAGACAGATTTTAAGAGGGCTTTTGTATTTACATAGCCGTGACCCTCCTGTTATTCATAGAGACCTTAAGTGTGACAACATTTTCATTAATGGCAACCAAGGGGAAGTCAAAATCGGTGATCTAGGCTTGGCTGCGATCCTCCGTAAATCCCACGCCGCTCGTTGTGTCGGTATGTTGACGAACATACTTTTCTTTTACGCTCAATGAACATCGATAAAATGACCTTACGGCTGGATTATTTGTTTGGTATTAGGAACGCCGGAGTTTATGGCTCCCGAGGTGTATGAAGAGGAATATAATGAACTAGTTGATATATATTCATTTGGGATGTGCATATTGGAGATGGTTACTTTTGAATATCCATATAGTGAATGTACTCATCCTGCTCAGATCTATAAGAAAGTTGTTTTGGTATGAACCATAACCCTCGctaaaaatttgtgtttttagtGTTTAGATtgacttgtgacatattttatgtttggtaTAGGGAAAAAAGCCAGAGGCTTTATACAAGGTAAAGGATCCCGAGGTTAGAGAATTTATCGAGAAATGTTTAGCTACCGTATCTCATAGGCTTACTGCCATGGAGCTTCTAAGAGACCCTTTTCTTCAAATCGATGATTATGGGTCGGATTTGAGACTAATTGAGTACCAAAGAGACAGCTATGACGCTGGACCTCTCATGAGACAACCTCTTTACGATGTTCATGTTAGTAACAACAGTTCCTTGGTCAATGGATACAGCAATTATCTCGGTTATGGACATGAGAGCAATATCGGCTATAACTCGCTTGAATACGAAACAAGTGAATTAGATCTCGAAGATGGTCATTTGGGAGATGTTGACCTTATAATCAAGGGCAAAAGGAGAGATGATGATGGCATATTTTTGAGGCTTAGAATTGCAGATAAAGAAGGTTAGAGttcattttattctttctttcctttttttttttttgtgattctACAATGGATTaatgttacaaattttatatataagcaGGTCGAATCCGGAATATCTACTTTCCGTTTGACATCGAGTCAGATACTGCGTTGAGTGTTGCAACTGAAATGGTTTCTGAGCTTGATATCACGGACCAAGATGTCACTAAAATAGCAGATATGATTGATGGGGAAATCGCATCTTTGGTGCCACAGTGGAAGAGGGGCTTGGGCATAGATGAAAACTCGATATGCACGGGTTCTAGTTTTTGTCAAAATTGTGCTTTGAATGGCCACCTTTCAGATTTCTTATCATCGAGTAGTGCAGGTGCCAAGAACCTGCAAGTTCTCGAGTGCTCGAAACACGGTTGCACCACTGTCCATGGCCGGTTTGAAGAGATCACGTACCAAGTTGGAGAGCCTGAACAATGTGTTTCTGAAGGTGTAGAGGCTTCCTTGAGCCAACCAGACGGTATCCATTATGCCGACATTTGGGGTCAACGGGAAGGGTCAGAACTAATTCCGCCAGGACCAAAGGACATTTGCTGCAACGAAGTGAACGAAATGTCCGACCTGTCGGTTTCcgaaaaagaggagaaaattataaacataGACTGTCAAAGTGAATCCAATGCTCGGAACTCTTTTTCAGCCTACGGTTCAATGGATTCGGGTTTATTTGATGATTACGAGAATGAAATTAGGCAAGAACTAAGATGGCTCAAAGCCAAGTACCAAATGCAGTTGAGAGAACTTA of Gossypium raimondii isolate GPD5lz chromosome 3, ASM2569854v1, whole genome shotgun sequence contains these proteins:
- the LOC105796643 gene encoding probable serine/threonine-protein kinase WNK9 isoform X1 is translated as MNGETSFELDCSDSDFVEVDPTGRYGRYNEILGKGSSKTVYKAFDEYEGIEVAWNQVKLHDLLQSSDDLERLYCEIHLLKTLKHENIMKFYTSWVDTSNRNINFVTEMFTSGTLRQYRLKHRKVNIRAVKHWCRQILRGLLYLHSRDPPVIHRDLKCDNIFINGNQGEVKIGDLGLAAILRKSHAARCVGTPEFMAPEVYEEEYNELVDIYSFGMCILEMVTFEYPYSECTHPAQIYKKVVLGKKPEALYKVKDPEVREFIEKCLATVSHRLTAMELLRDPFLQIDDYGSDLRLIEYQRDSYDAGPLMRQPLYDVHVSNNSSLVNGYSNYLGYGHESNIGYNSLEYETSELDLEDGHLGDVDLIIKGKRRDDDGIFLRLRIADKEGRIRNIYFPFDIESDTALSVATEMVSELDITDQDVTKIADMIDGEIASLVPQWKRGLGIDENSICTGSSFCQNCALNGHLSDFLSSSSAGAKNLQVLECSKHGCTTVHGRFEEITYQVGEPEQCVSEGVEASLSQPDGIHYADIWGQREGSELIPPGPKDICCNEVNEMSDLSVSEKEEKIINIDCQSESNARNSFSAYGSMDSGLFDDYENEIRQELRWLKAKYQMQLRELRDQQLGVKPKYPSLPQSFNDLLNDNDNKTASLSSILTSPNRESLKPLPSGKHRTPYFPPTAGKRCATSASQSIQNTETLSSSYDLDTVSTAKSFYTGTLLPHPLHRASSLPVDAVDV
- the LOC105796643 gene encoding probable serine/threonine-protein kinase WNK9 isoform X2, producing the protein MVKQALNLIVLILTLLKLILLVDMEGYKAFDEYEGIEVAWNQVKLHDLLQSSDDLERLYCEIHLLKTLKHENIMKFYTSWVDTSNRNINFVTEMFTSGTLRQYRLKHRKVNIRAVKHWCRQILRGLLYLHSRDPPVIHRDLKCDNIFINGNQGEVKIGDLGLAAILRKSHAARCVGTPEFMAPEVYEEEYNELVDIYSFGMCILEMVTFEYPYSECTHPAQIYKKVVLGKKPEALYKVKDPEVREFIEKCLATVSHRLTAMELLRDPFLQIDDYGSDLRLIEYQRDSYDAGPLMRQPLYDVHVSNNSSLVNGYSNYLGYGHESNIGYNSLEYETSELDLEDGHLGDVDLIIKGKRRDDDGIFLRLRIADKEGRIRNIYFPFDIESDTALSVATEMVSELDITDQDVTKIADMIDGEIASLVPQWKRGLGIDENSICTGSSFCQNCALNGHLSDFLSSSSAGAKNLQVLECSKHGCTTVHGRFEEITYQVGEPEQCVSEGVEASLSQPDGIHYADIWGQREGSELIPPGPKDICCNEVNEMSDLSVSEKEEKIINIDCQSESNARNSFSAYGSMDSGLFDDYENEIRQELRWLKAKYQMQLRELRDQQLGVKPKYPSLPQSFNDLLNDNDNKTASLSSILTSPNRESLKPLPSGKHRTPYFPPTAGKRCATSASQSIQNTETLSSSYDLDTVSTAKSFYTGTLLPHPLHRASSLPVDAVDV